The genomic DNA GCTCCTGTCCGGTGAGCGCGGGCTGGTGGTGCTGGGGATCCTGGTCACGGCCGGCGCGCTGGTCTGCTGGACGCTGTGGGAGCTGGAGTTCGTCTCGACGTGGTGCGCGGTCGCCGCGGTGTCCTCGGTGGTCCTGTTCTTCTGGGTGAACGGGCGCGACCGGGAGCCGGGGAGGCGGCCCTACGTCAGTGCGGGGCGCGGCAGGTCCACAGGCTGAGGTCGCTGCTCGTGGCGACGGCGAGGGTCTGACCGGAGGGTGAGAAGCCCGCGGCGCGCAGCTCCGAGTAGTTGGCGTCGAAGACGTGCCACCACGTCTCTCCGGCCTGCCCCTTGTGGATGCCGTGGCCCGTCGAGAGGACGACCCGGTCGTGCGGCCACTCGGGGCTGACGACATTCACGGTCCAGCCGTCGGGCGAACCGCTGTGCAGACCGCCACCGAAGAGACCGGCGATCCGTACCGGAACGCCCGCGATCGGTCCGAGGCCGGGGCAGACGAGATTCACGTCGTCGGGCATGCAGGTATCGGGATCGGGGTCCCGGTCGCGGGCGATCTTCTCACCGGTGAACGCGTCGAAGAGTCCGTGACCGTCGTTCGAGACCACCATCGCGAGATCGTGCCCGGTGCCGGGATCGGTGGCGAAACCGATGCCGAGCAGGCCGCCGACAGGGGTCCTGTTGTCGAGCACAGGGCGCCAGGGCTCGGGCGCGGGCATGAGGGGGGCGGCGAGGCAGCGGTCGCGGAGCCGCTGCTGGTACTCGGTGAGCAAGGGGTGTCTCCTCGGTGCGATCGGCGACGAGGATCCCGCAAGGGCCGGGTGCGCGTCGAACGATATCCAAGTCGCCCCGCAGACTAAGTCGTTGGTGTCCCGCGGTGCTCTCGGGTTGGATGACTCCATGGATCGTGTCGACGCAGAGCTGTTCACTGACGGTGGGAACGATGCCGTGGTCCGTCTCCCCGGTCGCCGGTTTCCCGGTGTGCTGATCCAGGGGGACTCCCTTCACATCCTCCGCAGCGACGTCGCCGAGGTGGTGGAAGCCTGCGGTCGGGGCGACCTCGCCGACGCGGGGGAGTCCGCGGGCCTGCTGCTGGCGGGCCTCGACGCGCTGCTGGCCCGCTACTCCGCGGCGTTGGAGAACCATGGGATGAAGCGGCCGTACTGATCGGGTCCGCCCCCTTTCATGCCACCCGCGCTCACACCTCCCGGTGCTCGATGCCCAGCAGGCTCGCCGCCGCCCGGAAGTCGCCCGTGTGATGGCCCAGCGCGAGGGACCAGTGGTGGCCCACCCCCGACGCGCTCCACGCGTCGACCCACTCGCCGGGGTCGCGGCCGAAGTCGACACGGCTGGTGGTGTTGCCGATCGCGAGCAGCGGTCCGGGGACGACGGTGCCCTCGGACGTGATGAACGACAGGGTGCCGTCGGCGTCCTGACCGAGACCGAGGAGGGTGACGGGCCCGTGCTGGACGTCGAACTCCACGCTGACGCCCCAGCCGCGCTTGCCGTGAAAGACGCCCAGGCCGCGCAGCAGCGGGTCACGGGAGCTGACGGCGAGATGGGCGGGTCCGTCGTGGCCCATCTCCACCACGCCGTCCTCGAAGTCGAGGGCCTGGATCTCGGTGAAGGAACCCCCGGCCCCGATGCTCTGCGTCGCCAACTGGGCCAGGCTGGTGCGGAGTTCGTACTCGCCGGCGGCCGGCACGCCCCGGGCGGTGAGCAGCGAGGCACCCAAAATCATGCCGGCACCGAGCCGTTCGTGCGCCTCGCCGTCGAGTCCCCGGTGGTAGTAGGCGAGGGTGTCGAGGCCGAAGTCCTCGACGAGCCGGTCGAGGGCGACGGACACGGTCGCCCCCCACGCGAAGTCCTCGTCGACCACGCTGTCTTCCACGGCGAAGATCCGCCGGGCGAGCGCCGTGCGCTCACGGGTCTCGGCCTCGCTCACCCGCTCCACCCGATGCCGTAGATCGTCGAACTCCAGCACCTCGACATGCGAGCCGAACGTCGCCGGGAGCAGTGTCAGATCGGTCGACACGTCGAGCATCCCCGGATAGAGGTGTCCCATCAGACCGTGCCGGGCATGGCGGAGCGCGGCCCGTACCCCTGCCGCCCGGATCCACTGCTCGATGCGCCGCCAGGCCGACTCCTGACGCAGCCAGCCCGACACCGAGCGGAAGGGGATGCCGGCCCGCCGGAACACGTTGCCCACCTCGGGCACCGGGCACTGCCCGCAGTAGGCGAGCCAGGCGCCCGTGTCGAAGGAGGCGTGGTCCATCCGCTCGGACGGCTGGAGGTCGATGACCAGGACGGGGGTGTGCGAGCGCTGGGCGATCGGCAGCACCATCGACGAGGTCAGGTACGTCGTCAGGAACAGCACGATCAAGTCGCAGTCGGCCCGCCGCAGTTGCTCCGCCGCTGCCGCTCCTTCCGCGGCGTCGGAGATGAAGCCGACGTCGGTCACCTCCGCGTCCATCCGCTGGAATCGCTCGGCGACGTACGCGGACGACTCCTTCAACTGCGGGAGCAGGTCCGGGAACTGGGGCCAGTAGGCGCCGAGGCCGCCCGCCACGAGTCCGATCCGGGTGCGGCGGCGGGGCACCGGGGGGAGCAACTCTCGCAGGGCGGCGGCGCGTTCTGCGGTCACGGTCATGGGGTCGGTCGTAGTCATGCGGGGTGTTCCTTCCGGGTTCCGGTGCGGTCTCAGGTCCGGGCCACGCCAAGTCCCTTGACCCGAGCGTCCGTTGTCTCGGGGGAACGCCGGATGAGGACATGGATGACGTACACCCCCGCGACCCCCGAGGCCGCCATGCAGAGCGTGATCAACCACAGGAGGAGCGACGCGCTGTAGTCCATCAGGGCCGGCGTGACGAACGCGACGCCCGCGAAGACCCCGCGTGACAGGGCGTAGGTGAGGCCCTGGGTGGTGCCGCGGGTGTCCGGGGGCAGCGTGAGCTGCGACCAGACCTTGTAACTCGCCTCCCCGGCAAAGGGGTTGGAGATCTGGTACAGCACGAAGAAGACCAGCATGCCCGCGAGGGCGCCGGCCGTGAGGGAGGCGATGCAGAAGGCCACGACCTGCACGACCGTGAAGACGTAGAACAGCCGGTCGCGCCAAGGGGTGTCGGCGATCCGCACGAAGACGAAGGTCAGGACCAGCGCGATCGGCAGGAAGGCCAGGTTGATCCCGGTGGCCAGGCTCTGCGAGGCACCACTGACCGTGACCAGCAGATACGTGCCGAACTGGCCGAAGGTGTTGGCTCCGATGCCCCAGGTGACGTAGTAGACGAAGGTCGCGGCCATCGGCAGCAGCGCGGCGCGGTTCCACACGTTCTTGAGCTCGATGCCGCGCGGGGCCGCGGTCTCCTCGGCGGTCGACTCCGGCTGCTCGTCGGGCAGTTCGAGCCGGGCGCGGAGCTGCCAGGTGACCAGCGCGGCGACGACCAGATGGCCGGTGATGAACCGGGCCCCGGTCATCCCGGTGTCCGACAGGACGTAGCCGAGGAAGATCACGACGACGATGCCCAGCACCCACATGACCTGGGTGAACGACACGAGACGCGCCCGGCCCTCGGGAGGCGCGGCGTCCGAGACCACGGCCAGGGACGTCGGCAGGTCGGCGCCGGCGGCCAGCCCCGCGACGAGCACGCCGACGAACAGGACGATGTCGTTCGGCGCCAGCGTGATGACGATCGCGCCGATCGCGTAGCAGAGGATGTCCAGGTTGTAGACGCGGCGGCGCCCGAACATGTCGGCGAGCCGTCCGCCGACGAGGGAGCCGACCGCGATGCAGCCGGTGACGATCGCGCTGATCGCCCCGGCCATCCACACGCCCATGTCGTAACTGTCGCGGTAGATCGCCAGGTTGACGGCGATGCTGACGATGAGCGCGGCGTCGAGGTAGGAGGCCATGCCCGAGAGGGCCGCGACCTTCCACAGGTGCTTCGGAATGGGCTGTTCCGCGTGTTCCGGTGCAGGTGAGAATCGGATCATGATGCGGCTCCTCGCGGCTCTGGGCCGGGGTCGCAGTGAATATAGGGTCCAAAAAACGTTCCAACAAGCCCTCGTGCACGTATCCGTCACGCGTCCGGAGCAATCCGGGTCGGCCTCCTTCCCGCGCCGTGGATCCGGTGCCAACATCGCAGGTGGCGGACGCCTGAGCCGACATAAAACGTTTTTTGAGCCGTGAGGTGACCGAGCCGCACTCGGAAGGACCAACATCGTGATCTCGCCCGCGCTGCAGCAGCTCTTCGACGCCCCGCCCCGGGACTTCGGCCCCACCCCGCTGTGGTGGTGGTCGGGCGCCCGGGTCACCCGCGAGCGCCTCGACCGGCAGTTGCGCAGCTTCGCGGACGGCGGCATCCACAACCTCGTCGTCATCAACCTCGCCCCGGCCGGCCCGGCCTTCGGCGCCCGGACCGACGACCCGCCGTGGTTCGGCGAGGAGTGGTGGTGCCGCTTCGCCGACGCCTGCCGGATCGCCCGGGACATCGGCACCCGCCTGTGGTTCTACGACCAGATCGGCTTCTCCGGCGCCAACGTCCAGGGCGCCGTCACCCGACACCACCCGGAAGCCACCGGCCGCGCCCTGCGCTCCCGCACGGCCACCGTCACCGGCGGCACGGTCGCCCTGCACGGAGCCGAAACCCTCGTCGCCGCCTACGACTTGACGGGCCGTCGGCTGTCCGCGACCCCCGACTCCGGCCGCGTGCGGATCCCGGCCGCCGAGGGGACGGACGTACGGCTGGTCGTCGCGGTCCCCACGGCCTTCGACTACCTGGACCCGCACGCCGTGGGCCTGCTGCTGGACGCGGTCCACCACGAGTACGACCGGCGCGTGCCCGAGTACCTGGGCAATGTCATCGCGGGCAGCTTCCAGGACGAGTTGCCCGGCACGAACTCCTGGAGCCACCGCTTCCCCGCCGAGTTCAGCGCCCGTCGCGGCTACGACCTGCTCGACCATCTGCCCGCCCTGTTCGGCCAGTTGACCACCCGGGCGGCGAAGATCCGCGCCGACTACTACGCGGTCCGCGCCGAACTCACCGAGGAGGCACTCTTCAAGCCCCTCGCCGCCTGGCACCACGAACGCGGCATGCTCGTCGGGGCCGATCAGAGCAACCCGGCGCGGGCGGGTTTCCCGGCCCAGTCGACGCAGATCTACACCGACTACTTCCGCACCCACCGCTGGTACGGCGCCGTCGGCAGCGACCACGAGGGCGACTCCAAGGTCCACTCCTCCATGGCCCATCTCTACGGCCACGAGCGCGTCTGGATCGAGGCGTTCCACTCCTCCGGCTGGGGCGGCACACCGGCGGACACCTACGACTGGCTCCTGCCGTTCCTGCGCAGCGGCGCCAACCTGTACAACCCGCACGCGAGTTACTTCGGCACGGCGGGCGGCTGGTTCGAGTGGGCGCCGCCGTCCACCGACTGGCGTCAGCCCTACTGGCAGCAGTATCCGGCGTTCTCCCGTGCCGTCGCCCGGATCTGCTCGATCATGTCCTGGGGCACCTACAGCGCCGACGTCGCGGTCCTGCACCCCACCGCCACCATGCAGTCCCTCATCCCGCTGGACACCCCCGTCCAGCACTTCGGCGACGGCCGTCTGGGCAACGAGCACGCCGACGTCGACGAGACGCAGCGCCACTATCTGGACCTGTGCGGCACGAACAACTGGGTCGACCCGCACCTCGGTTCACTGGACCGCCACCGCATCTCCTACGACGTCATCGACGACGCGTCCGTGCAGCGCGCCACGGCCGCCGAAGGAGCCCTGCGCGTACGGGACTTGGCGTATCGCGCGGTGCTGCTGCCGTCGGCGAGCGTCCTGGAGGAGGGGACGGCACGGCGACTGACCCAACTCCTCGACACGGGCGGCCGGTTGGTGGTCGTGGGCCGTCCGCCTGCGACGGCTGCCGGTCGGGCCGGTGACGACTCCGTCGTGGCGGCACTGCTGAAGCACCCGCGACTGGAGCGGGCGGGCGACGCCGAGGCCGGAGCGGCGGCGGTGGCCGACCTCGCCGGTCACGCGACCGGCGAGCTGCCCATCCTCGTCAGGAGAAAGGGAGTTGAGGCGGTCGCCCTGGTGACGGGCGCCTTCCCCGACGCCCGGACGCTGCCGGGAAACGCCGACCATGTGGCGGACCCCGCGCGGTACGCCCGCCACTCGACCGTCACCGTGCGTGCCCCGGTCGCCGAGGCCGAGATCTGGAACCCGGCGACCGGTACCCGCCGCCCGGCCCAAGTCACCGTCTCCGAGGGCCGTTCGACCATCGAGGTGCCCCTGGAGGGCGCCCCCGCCGTCCTCGTCGTATGGCGCGAAGGCACTCCACAGACACTCCGGACGGCGGCATCAACTCCCGTGCAGGAGCGGGCGATCGACCTCTCGACCGGTTGGGAGGGCCGCCTGGTCCCCACCATGGACAACACCTGGGGCGACATGGCGCTGCCCGCGGGCACGTCCGTCGCCGAACCGCAGATCTGGACCATGGAGTGGACCGAGACGGACGGCCACGACGCGAGTGGGGAGCGGACCCGGGCGACCTACGGCAACCGGGTCCGCGTCCTCCCTCCGGTGCCGTCCGCCCAGGCCCCCGAACCGCTCGACGGGCCCCGTGCCCAACAGGTTCTCTCCGGAGAGCTGCCCCTTGCGCCCGCCGGCACGGACTGGCGCGTGTCGCTCTACTCCTCCAGCCGTGGAATCCCGGACCCGGACGGCCTGCTCGGCAACAAGGGCCTGGTGCCAGAGGAGTTCGTACGGGTCCCCGTGCCCGGGCCCGGAACGGTCGCCCGGGTCCGCTCGATCGTGGAGACGGACCACCGCGGCCCCGCCGATCTGCACATCGGTGCGGCAGCCGCGAAACGCGTGTGGTGGAACGGCGGGCGACTCGACACCGGCAGCGGCTATCTCGCCACCGCCCGTGTGCGGATCGGCAGTTCGCGCAACGTCCTCGAATACGAGCTGGCGGAGGCCGAGGACAGGCCGAGGCTGATCTCCGGCTCGGCGGACACACCGTTGGGCAGCTACTTCTGCCTGACCCGTCCGGACGGGTTCGGCCCGCGACCCCGGTTCATGTGCCTCCCCGAGGACGTACGGCCGTCCGGACGCGTGACGTATCGAGGCGGGCTGTACGGCCCTGGTCCGGCGGTACTTGTCGTGGGGGCCGCGGTGGGTGTGACTGTGCTGCTCGACGGGGTGGTCGTCGCGCGGCAGGAGAAGGTGGAGTACTACGAGTCAGACTGGGGCGCGGTGCCGATGTTCTTCCGGCATGA from Streptomyces sp. NBC_01478 includes the following:
- a CDS encoding DUF6959 family protein, which produces MDRVDAELFTDGGNDAVVRLPGRRFPGVLIQGDSLHILRSDVAEVVEACGRGDLADAGESAGLLLAGLDALLARYSAALENHGMKRPY
- a CDS encoding arabinose isomerase; translation: MTTTDPMTVTAERAAALRELLPPVPRRRTRIGLVAGGLGAYWPQFPDLLPQLKESSAYVAERFQRMDAEVTDVGFISDAAEGAAAAEQLRRADCDLIVLFLTTYLTSSMVLPIAQRSHTPVLVIDLQPSERMDHASFDTGAWLAYCGQCPVPEVGNVFRRAGIPFRSVSGWLRQESAWRRIEQWIRAAGVRAALRHARHGLMGHLYPGMLDVSTDLTLLPATFGSHVEVLEFDDLRHRVERVSEAETRERTALARRIFAVEDSVVDEDFAWGATVSVALDRLVEDFGLDTLAYYHRGLDGEAHERLGAGMILGASLLTARGVPAAGEYELRTSLAQLATQSIGAGGSFTEIQALDFEDGVVEMGHDGPAHLAVSSRDPLLRGLGVFHGKRGWGVSVEFDVQHGPVTLLGLGQDADGTLSFITSEGTVVPGPLLAIGNTTSRVDFGRDPGEWVDAWSASGVGHHWSLALGHHTGDFRAAASLLGIEHREV
- a CDS encoding MFS transporter, encoding MIRFSPAPEHAEQPIPKHLWKVAALSGMASYLDAALIVSIAVNLAIYRDSYDMGVWMAGAISAIVTGCIAVGSLVGGRLADMFGRRRVYNLDILCYAIGAIVITLAPNDIVLFVGVLVAGLAAGADLPTSLAVVSDAAPPEGRARLVSFTQVMWVLGIVVVIFLGYVLSDTGMTGARFITGHLVVAALVTWQLRARLELPDEQPESTAEETAAPRGIELKNVWNRAALLPMAATFVYYVTWGIGANTFGQFGTYLLVTVSGASQSLATGINLAFLPIALVLTFVFVRIADTPWRDRLFYVFTVVQVVAFCIASLTAGALAGMLVFFVLYQISNPFAGEASYKVWSQLTLPPDTRGTTQGLTYALSRGVFAGVAFVTPALMDYSASLLLWLITLCMAASGVAGVYVIHVLIRRSPETTDARVKGLGVART
- a CDS encoding glycosyl hydrolase — its product is MISPALQQLFDAPPRDFGPTPLWWWSGARVTRERLDRQLRSFADGGIHNLVVINLAPAGPAFGARTDDPPWFGEEWWCRFADACRIARDIGTRLWFYDQIGFSGANVQGAVTRHHPEATGRALRSRTATVTGGTVALHGAETLVAAYDLTGRRLSATPDSGRVRIPAAEGTDVRLVVAVPTAFDYLDPHAVGLLLDAVHHEYDRRVPEYLGNVIAGSFQDELPGTNSWSHRFPAEFSARRGYDLLDHLPALFGQLTTRAAKIRADYYAVRAELTEEALFKPLAAWHHERGMLVGADQSNPARAGFPAQSTQIYTDYFRTHRWYGAVGSDHEGDSKVHSSMAHLYGHERVWIEAFHSSGWGGTPADTYDWLLPFLRSGANLYNPHASYFGTAGGWFEWAPPSTDWRQPYWQQYPAFSRAVARICSIMSWGTYSADVAVLHPTATMQSLIPLDTPVQHFGDGRLGNEHADVDETQRHYLDLCGTNNWVDPHLGSLDRHRISYDVIDDASVQRATAAEGALRVRDLAYRAVLLPSASVLEEGTARRLTQLLDTGGRLVVVGRPPATAAGRAGDDSVVAALLKHPRLERAGDAEAGAAAVADLAGHATGELPILVRRKGVEAVALVTGAFPDARTLPGNADHVADPARYARHSTVTVRAPVAEAEIWNPATGTRRPAQVTVSEGRSTIEVPLEGAPAVLVVWREGTPQTLRTAASTPVQERAIDLSTGWEGRLVPTMDNTWGDMALPAGTSVAEPQIWTMEWTETDGHDASGERTRATYGNRVRVLPPVPSAQAPEPLDGPRAQQVLSGELPLAPAGTDWRVSLYSSSRGIPDPDGLLGNKGLVPEEFVRVPVPGPGTVARVRSIVETDHRGPADLHIGAAAAKRVWWNGGRLDTGSGYLATARVRIGSSRNVLEYELAEAEDRPRLISGSADTPLGSYFCLTRPDGFGPRPRFMCLPEDVRPSGRVTYRGGLYGPGPAVLVVGAAVGVTVLLDGVVVARQEKVEYYESDWGAVPMFFRHELALGEGEHVLELVADAVQPREALFVDCVASGEGVVNSLVSGAGWEAETGEWRGRTVEHEGRWGELQHCYAAVRPHPLPDTEWLTGAPVLGAAVLPLRATDTVRERVQRFRFTVPAGTESLDLPLELPARVRIGDGTVTRLDGQVLALDRPLPQATEVEVVTAPTAVRRGGSAWRGPVRVRTVPAELPLGEWSSVGLGSWSGGVTYAREVEVPAGPDPVLDLGRVRGSVSVVLDGERVGEAFCPPYRFQLLGAAGRLVRLEVTVNNTLAPYLAEATPTAWAFPAQLASGLMGPVTLRIPG